In the uncultured Methanolobus sp. genome, one interval contains:
- a CDS encoding VWA domain-containing protein — MAGFDSPYILLFLLIIPLIYYLQKKARTQKKNEAIKFSNLAFLKSAIGDSKKSKRDMHLFYLSLLTIGLMVIGFANPHIPLEQTKEGVNVVLVMDNSGSMQAQDYQPTRLEAAKSSAEILIKSLKSQDYAGVVVFESGATTAAYLSPDKEKVIDKLQDITAKDGATAIGDGLSLGIDMASSIPNKKKVVILLSDGVNNAGYISPGEAIQFAKANSIQVYTIGMGSTGQVLLGYDWFGNPQYAELDEATLQSIAEETGGKYFKSVDYDTLNEIYKNIGENIKRETEETNIKDWFFFAAFLTLLVQLYYRYGKGRILQ, encoded by the coding sequence ATGGCAGGTTTTGATTCTCCTTACATACTTTTATTCTTGCTCATAATTCCCCTTATCTATTATCTTCAGAAAAAAGCAAGGACACAGAAAAAGAATGAAGCTATAAAATTCAGTAATCTTGCATTCCTTAAATCCGCAATAGGAGACAGCAAAAAGTCAAAAAGGGATATGCATCTCTTTTACCTCTCACTGCTTACTATCGGACTTATGGTCATAGGGTTTGCGAATCCCCATATTCCTCTCGAACAAACCAAGGAAGGAGTGAATGTGGTGCTTGTAATGGATAATTCCGGAAGTATGCAGGCACAGGATTACCAGCCAACAAGGCTTGAAGCGGCAAAATCATCCGCTGAAATTTTAATTAAATCGCTTAAAAGTCAGGACTACGCAGGAGTGGTAGTCTTTGAATCAGGAGCTACCACGGCTGCATATCTTAGCCCTGACAAGGAAAAAGTTATAGATAAATTACAGGACATAACAGCAAAGGACGGAGCCACTGCCATAGGAGATGGGCTCAGTCTTGGAATTGACATGGCTTCATCAATTCCTAACAAAAAGAAAGTTGTGATTTTGCTCAGTGACGGAGTGAACAATGCAGGTTACATCAGCCCTGGAGAAGCTATCCAATTTGCAAAAGCCAACAGTATTCAGGTCTACACCATAGGAATGGGGTCAACAGGTCAGGTTCTGCTAGGATATGACTGGTTCGGAAACCCACAGTATGCAGAACTCGATGAGGCCACGCTTCAAAGTATCGCAGAAGAAACCGGCGGGAAGTATTTCAAATCCGTAGACTATGACACGTTGAATGAAATCTACAAGAACATCGGTGAGAACATAAAAAGAGAAACTGAAGAAACAAACATCAAGGACTGGTTCTTCTTTGCGGCATTTTTGACCCTGCTTGTCCAGTTGTATTACAGATATGGAAAAGGAAGGATTTTGCAATGA